The genomic segment TAAAGGGTGCTGAAGAAGCTTAATGAGAATCGCAATTGATGCTATGGGGGGGGATTATGCACCCCGTAAAATTATAGAAGGTGCGATTCTTGCTTATGAAGAGTTAGGGGATTTAATAGAAGTCCAGCTTGTGGGGAATAAAGAAATAATAAAAAAGTTTTCAATTCCTTCTTCTTTCTCAGTAATTCATACCTCTCAGGTTGTAGAGCCTGGGGAACTTCCAATGGAAGCATACAGAAAGAAGAAGGATTCTTCTTTGGCAAAAGCGGTAGAGCTTCAGAAGGAAGGCAAGGCTGATATCACTCTTTCTGCTGGTAATACAGGTGCAGGGGTTGCTTTTTCAATTCTCTCTCTTGGGCGTCTTAAAGGTTTAGATAGGCCTGCCTTGGCTACTTTCTTCCCTACTAAAAAAGGGAAGGTTCTTGTTCTGGATGTTGGAGCAAATTCTATGGTAGATCCAGAAAATCTTAGGGATTTTGGAATTATGGGTTCTATATATCTTGAGAAGGTCTATAATTTAAAGAGCCCTAAGATAGGACTTCTATCAATGGGGAAAGAGGAAACAAAAGGAGGGAGGAGAATTCAGGAAGCAAATGAATTACTTTCCGAAGCTAATATAAATTTCATTGGTAATGTTGAAGGTTATGATATTTTAGAGGGGGAAATAGACGTTGTGGTTTGCGATGGTTTTACTGGAAATGCAATATTAAAATTTGGAGAATCCCTTGTTGATTTTATTGTTTCTGAGATAAAAAAAGCCTCTGCCAAGAATTTGATTGCCTGTTTAGGTGGAATTATGCTTCGCCCTACATTCAAGAAGTTAATGAAAAAGGTAAATTACGAGGAATATGGAGGGGCAATTTTATTGGGAATTAATGGAATAACCATCATATGTCATGGAAGATCTAACGAAAAAGCGATTAAAAATGCAATAATTAAGGGATACAAGTTTTACGACTTAAAGATCAATTCTTTAATTCAAGAAAGCTTAGGGCGATGAAAACAGCTTTGGTTTTTCCTGGCCAGGGAATCCAGAGAGTTGGAATGGGATCAGATTTATATATAGAGTTTCCTTATGCAAGAGAACTTTATGACGAAGCTGATAAGTTATTGGGTTTCTCTTTAAAAAAAATCTCTTTTGAAGGTCCTAAAGAAGAGTTAGATGATACAAAAAATGCTCAGGTTGCAATTCTTTTGAATTCTTATGTTATCTTTTGCCTTATAAAAGACAAGCTTGAATATTCCTGCACCGCAGGACATAGTCTTGGTGAGTATACAGCTCATCTTGTTGCAGGGACTTTTGATTTTCCTACAGCCCTCCATCTTGTTCGCTTTAGAGGAGAATTAATGAGATCCGCAAAGACTGGGACAATGAGTGCAGTGATTGGATTGGAAGCTAGGGAAATAGAGAATGTTATTAAAGAAGTCCCAGGGATCGTAAGAACAGCAAATTTTAACACCCCTTTTCAAACAGTTATTACAGGAGAGATTGAAGCTGTTAGAGAAGCCGAGAAAAGGTTAAAAGAGAAAGGAGCAAAAGTTATTCCTCTTAATGTAAGAGGAGCTTTTCATTCACCTTTAATGAAAGAAATTTCTCTCCCTTTTAAGAAAGTCCTTTCTCGAACAGAAATAAGAAGACCCTCTGTTCCAGTTTATTCTAACGTAACAGCTAATAAGGTCACAGAACCAGAGGAAATATTAGAGACTCTTGGAGACCAAATAGAGAAACCTGTTCTCTGGGTTAACACTCTTCTTAATATGCAAAAAGATGGGGTTGAGCGATTTATAGAGATTGGATGTAAGAGTGTCCTAGCTAAAATGATAAGAGAAACTCTTGACAAAGTTGAAATAATGAGTATTTCTTCTCCAGAAGAAATAAGGAGGTTTATTGAACAATAAAGAGAAAATAGCATTGATTACAGGAGGAAGTTTCGGAATTGGGCAAGCGATAGCTTTGAAGCTTGCTTCTTTAGGGATAAGTTGCGTGATATTTGATATTCAAGAAAATCCCTCCACTATAGAAGAAATAGAAAAGTATAAGTGTAAAGCAATTTTTAAGAAAATAGATATCTCTGATTTTGAAGCTGTAAATTCTGCAGTTTCTGAAATAAATACTTCCTTTGGAGTGATTAATATTCTTATTAATAATGCAGGCATAACTCGTGATAACTTACTTATTAGAATGAAAGAAAGTGATTGGGATGATGTTTTGAGGGTTAATTTAAAGGGTGTTTTCAACTGTACAAAAGCAGTCCTAAGAGGAATGATGAATTTAAGATGGGGTAGGATTATTTCAATTTCTTCGGTTATAGGTATTATGGGTAATGCTGGTCAGGCTAATTATGCTGCTTCGAAAGCTGGGATAATTGGTTTTACAAAATCAATTGCTCGAGAGGTTGGCTCAAGAAATATAACTGTGAATGCAATAGCACCAGGATTCATAAAAACGGAAATGACAAATAGACTCCCCGAAGAGATAAAAAAAGATTATCTTTCCCGAATACCTCTTGGGAGATTTGGTGAGGTTTGGGATGTAAGTAATTTGGTTTCTTTCCTTGTAAGCGAGGAAGCTTCTTACATTACAGGGCAAGTAATTCAGGTCGATGGAGGACTTCTAACTTAAATTTTAAAGAAAGGAGGATTTTATGAATTTAGAAGAAAAAGTAAAAAAGATAATAGTAGAACAGTTAGGAGTTGATGAATCTGAAGTAACGCCTGATGCACGTTTTATAGATGACTTAGGTGCAGATTCCCTTGATACTGTAGAATTGGTTCTTTCTTTTGAGGAAGCTTTTAATATAAGTATTCCTGATGAAGATGCTGAAAAATTGGAGACGGTAGGGAAAGCAATTGAGTATTTGAAAGCTCATATTGGCGAAGGAAAAGAGTAAAGAATAAATGCATCGTGTTGCTGTAACAGGGTTAGGGGTTATCTCCCCTGTGGGGATTGGAATACAAAAATTTTGGGACTCCCTTAAGGAGGGAAGAAGTGGTATTTCAAGGATCACTAAGTTTGATCCCTCTCCTTTTAAATGTCAAATTGCAGGGGAAGTGAAAGATTTCAACCCCGAAGGAAAGTTGGATCCAAAAGAAATTAGAAGGTTTGATCTTTTTACTCAATATGCTCTATATACTGCGATTGAAGCGATTGAAAATAGTGGTTTGGTTCTTGAGGATTTAGATAAAAATAGGGTTGGAGTTATTTATGGCTCTGGTATTGGGGGAGAAAATATATGGGAGGAAGAGCATAAGAAGTTAATAGAGAAAGGTCCAGATAGAATAAGCCCTTTCTTTATCCCTGCTTTAATAATAAATATGGCAGCTGGGTTGATTGCAATGAAATTTGGTTTTAAAGGTGTGAATTATGGGGTTGTTTCTGCTTGTGCATCTTCTGGGCATGCAATTGGAGAGGCTTTTAGAAAGGTTCGCTCTGGAGAGATGGATGTAGTGATCACAGGGGGAAGTGAAGCCCCGATTGGTCCTCTTGCTTTGGCGGGTTTTTCTGCAGCAAGGAGTCTTTCTACAAGAAATGATGACCCCGAAAGAGCCTCAAGACCATTTGATAAGAATAGAGATGGTTTTGTTATGTCTGAAGGAGCAGGAACTTTAGTTCTTGAGAATTTTGAACATGCGAAGAAAAGGGGTGCCTCTATATATGCAGAAATTGTAGGCTATGGGGCTACTGATGATGCTTTCCATATTACTGCTCCTGATGAGACTGGAGGTCCTCAAGCAATGGCTATGGAGAGGGCTCTTGAGGATGGAGGAATTAGAAAAGAAGAGATTGATTATATAAATGCTCATGGGACTTCAACTTTGTTAAATGATAAAACAGAAACGAAAGCTATAAAAAGAGTTTTTGGAGAAAGGGCTTATGAAATAAAAATTTCTTCCACTAAATCGATGGTAGGGCACTTACTTGGAGCAGCTTCAGCCATAGAAGCAATTGCTACCATTCTTAGTTTAAAGGAAGGGATTATCACCCCTACAATTAATTATGAATTTCCTGATGAGGAGTGTGATCTTGATTACACTCCAAATAAAGCTTTTAAAAAAGAGATTAAATATGCCCTTTCTAATTCTTTTGGTTTTGGAGGGCATAATGTAACGCTTGCTTTTAAGAAAGTTGAGGAGTCATAAATGAGAATAATCGTTTGCATTAAGCAGGTTCCAGATCCAGAACAGGCAAAAATGGACGAGAAAACTGGAACAGTTGTCCGCGAAGGCGTGGAACTTATGGTAAATCCTTTTGATCTATATGCTGTGGAGGAAGGGTTAAGGATAAAAGAAAAAATGGGAGGGGAAGTTATTGCAATTTCAATGGGACCTCCTCAGGCTGAAGAAGCATTAAGAGAAGTGATAGGAATGGGAGTTGATGAGGGGATCTTGTTAACCTCCCCTCTTTTTGCAGGGGCTGATACTTGGGCGACTTCTTATACTCTTGCGAAAGCTTGTGAAAAAATAGGGAATTTTGATCTCATAATTTGTGGGAAGCAAGCAATTGATGGAGATACAGCTCAAGTTGGGCCAGGGATTGCAGCTCAACTGAAAATTCCACAAATAACTTTTGTAAGAAAAATAAACGAGATTTCAAAGGAGAGAATTAGAGCAGAGAGACTAGTTGAGGGGGGGTATGAGATTGTTTCTTCCTCTTTGCCTATTTTAATTACTGTAGTAAAAGAAATAAACGAGCCGAGATTACCCACTTTAAGAGGGAGAATAAAAGCAAAAAATGCTGTAATTAAGAGATGGACTCCTGAAGATATTGGAGCAGAAGAAGAAAAGATAGGGACAAAAGGTTCTCCTACTAAGGTGGTTGAAATTTTTACCCCTCTACTTTCGAAAGGTGGAAAGATTTTTTATTCTAACCAGATAGAAGAAGCAGTTTCTGAAATAATAAAGAAACAAAAGGAAATGGGACTAATTTAAGATGGGGATAAAAATTACTAAAGAGAAATGCACTGGTTGTGGAATTTGTTTTAAGGTTTGTAAATATGGTGCTGTTAGGATTATAGAAGACCCTCATTTATTAGAAAACGGGAAAGAAGTTAAAAAACTTGGAATAATTGAGCTTGAGAAATGTACTCTCTGTGGAGAATGCGTAAAACCTTGCCCTACCAGTGCGATCCAAATAGAACGTGAAGCTTCTGAATTTAAAGAAAAAGAAGAATATCGCGATGTTATGATTTTTGCAGAGCAGAGAAGAGATCAACTTGAAAGTGCTGCTTTTGAATTATTAGGGAAAGGGAGAGAGCTTGCAGATAAGCTTGGAGTAAAACTTTATGCACTTCTTGTTGGGGAAAATCCATTTAACAAACCTCAAGAACTAATAAGAGGAGGTGCAGATGTAGTAATTGTTGTATCTCATCCCTCTCTGTTTCATTTTTTGGCAGAGTCTTACACAAATGTTTTAGTGGATGTTATTGAGAAATATAAACCTTCTATATTTCTTGCCCCTTCAACAACCCAAGGGAGATCTCTTCTTTCAAGAGTTGCCTCCATTATTCACACAGGGTTAACAGCGGATTGTACTGGGCTTGATGTTGATTCGGAAGGGAATTTAATTCAAACTCGTCCCGCCTTTGGTGGTTCTATTATGGCGAGGATTTTAACTCCTGAAAAAAGACCTCAAATGGCTACGGTTCGACCTAAAGTGTTTAAACCTCTTTCTCCTGATCCCGAAAGGAAAGGAGAAATTATTGAAGAAAAAATTTCTGAAGAAAAATTAAAAAGTCCTACCATGTTTGAAGAATGGATTGAAGATACTACTTCTAATATTTCGGTAGAAGATGCCGATATAATTATTTCTGGGGGTAGAGGTCTTGGATGCAAGGAGAATTTTAAGCTACTCTTTGAACTTGCAGATCTTTTAGGAGGAGCAGTTGGGGCTTCGAGACCAACAGTGGATGAGGGTTGGATACCATACTCTCATCAGGTTGGACAAACAGGGAAAACAGTTGGCCCTAAAATGTACATTGCTGTGGGGATTAGTGGAGCAATTCAACATCTTGAAGGGATGCGGGGCTCAGACTTTATTGTGGCGATAAACAAAGACCCGGAGGCTCCTATTTTTAAAATCGCAGATATTGGGATTGTAGGAGACCTTTTTGAAGTTCTCCCTGTTTTCAAAGAAAAGCTTAAAGAGGCTTTAAGTGGCTGAAAGAATTAAAGAGAGTTCCATTATAGAAGAGTTAGAAAAATCATATCTTGACTATTCAATGAGTGTTATTGTAGGGAGAGCCCTCCCTGATGTGAGAGATGGGTTAAAACCTGTCCATAGGAGAATTTTATACGCAATGAGAAACCTTGGTCTCTCTTCTACTTCTCCTTTTAAAAAATCAGCTACAGTGGTTGGAGAAGTTCTTGGGAAATATCATCCTCATGGAGATATGGCTGTGTATGACGCTCTTGTCCGAATGGCCCAGGATTTTTCTCTTCGTTATCCTCTAATTGATGGGCAAGGTAATTTTGGTTCCATTGATGGAGATAATGCTGCAGCTTATCGTTATACAGAAGCTAGACTCTCGAAAATAGCAGAACTGATGCTTGAAGATATTGATAAAAACACTGTGGACTTTGTTCCAAATTTTGATGCTTCTCTTTTAGAGCCTACTGTTCTCCCTTCGGCTTTCCCAAATTTATTAGTGAATGGTTCTAGTGGAATAGCTGTTGGGATGGCTACAAATATTCCTCCTCATAATTTAGGAGAAGTTTGTGATGGAGTTATTGCCCTTATTGAGAATCCTGAACTTGAAGTAGCAGATTTAATGAAATGGATCAAAGGGCCTGATTTCCCTACAAGGGGTGTAATAGTTGGGGAGGAAGGGCTAAAGAAAGCTTATAAAACAGGTGAAGGGAAGATTTTGGTTCAGGCAAAGTTTCATGTTGAATTAGAATCTCACGGAAGGGAAAAAATAATAATAACAGAAATTCCTTACCAAATAAATAAGGAAACTTTACTAGAGCAAATTGCTGAAGCTGTTAACAAGGGAAAAATTGATGGAATTGCAGGATTGCGAGATGAGTCAGACCAGAATGGGATTAGAGTTGTTTTACTCTTAAAGAAAAACGCTGATTCTAAGACCGTTTTAAGGAGGCTTTTAAAATACTCTGATTTAAGAAAAACTTTTGGGATAATTCTACTTGCAATAGTTAACGGTGTTCCTAAGAAGTTAAGCTTGAAACAAATGATTCAACTTTATATAGAGCATAGGAGAACTGTTGTTAGAAGGAGATGTGAATTTGATCTTGATAAGGCAGAAAAGAGAGCGCACATTCTTGAGGGTCTTTTAAAGGCTCTTGATAAAATAGATGAAATTATTGAAACGATAAAGAAATCCAAGGATAGAGAAAAGGCAAAAGAAAATTTAATGAGAATGTTTGAGTTTAGTGGAGAGCAGGCGGAAGCCATCTTAGATATGAGACTTGCCCGCTTAACTTCTCTTGAAAGAGATAAACTATTAGAAGAATATGAAGAAAAAATAAAATTAATTGAAAAACTAAAGAGTATTTTGGCTTCTCCTAAAAGATTAGATTTAGAGATAATTGAAGAACTCAAAAAAGTAAAAGAAGAATTTGGAGATCCAAGGAGGACTGAGATAATAGGAGCTGCAGAGGAGCATTCTGAAAGAGATTTTGTAAAAGAAGAAGATGTTGTAATTACTTTTACACATAAAGGTTTTGTAAAAAGGATGCCTTTATACACCTATAGGCAGCAAGGAAGGGGAGGGGTTGGAATAATAGGGGCATCTGTAGGAGATTCAGATTATGTGACTTCTATTTTGGTTGAGTCAACCCATGCTGAGTTGCTACTTTTCACTAATGTAGGGAGATGTTATCCTCTAAAAGCGTATGAAATTCCTGAAGCAGCGCGGCTCTCACGAGGTGTTTCTCTTGCGAGGATGTTAAATCTTGAACCTACTGAGATACCAATGGCTGTTGTAAGTCTTAAGGATGCAGGAGAAGGAGAGAATGTAGTTCTTGTTACAAAAAATGGAGTTATAAAGAAAGTGAAGCTATCTGAGTTTGCTAATGCTCACTCAGGAGGAATAATAGCCCAAAGATTAAGAGAAGGGGATGAGTTATTAACCGCAGAAAGAGTAAGAGAGGGTAACAAGATTTTACTCGCTTCAAGTGATGGGCAAGTAATCAAGTTTGATGAAAGCCTAATAAGAGAAATGGGAAGAGTGGCTCAAGGGGTAACTGGGATGAGTATTAAGGAGGGAGAAAGCGTTGTTTCTTGTGTTATAGCTACTAAGGAGACAAAATATCTTTTCTTTGTTTCGGATGATGGATATGGTAAGAGAGTGGATATTTCAGAGTTTAGAGAAACTAATAGAGGTGGTAAAGGAGTTATGGGTATAAAATTAACAAAAGGGAGGAAGTTACAAAGGATGGTGGGTTTAAAAGGAGAAGAAGATTTAATCATTGTAACTGAAACAGGCAAAATTATAAGAGTTCAATCTAAAGAGATTAGCAAGCAACGTCGCGGAAGTAGGGGAGTTAAGGTTGTCTCTATTAAAGGGGAAGATCGGGTAACAGACGTTGCATTAGTTTCAGAGTGATAAAAGTTTTACATATAGATTTTTATTCAGGTGGTCAAAAAGATGAAAGTCCACGAGAGATATTTACTAATTCTGGCATAATAAAAATTTATAGAGTGATAGAAATAAAATTAGAAGAAGAGGTTTTTTCTAAAAAGAGAAGAAAAATTTTCATTTTTGAAAGTACGAAAGGGGTTTTTTATAAACTTACTGTTTCTGGAGATTCTTTTGAACTTGAAGAATTAAAGTTAAATGAAAAAAGAACTTGAAAAAGAAGAGCTTTTAATTCCTCCTTATGGGGGTAAACTTGTAGATTTGACAACTTTCGGAGAAGAAAGAGAGGAACTTCTTAATAAAGCAAAAACCTTATACTCCATTCAACTCTCTCCTCGTTCTCTTTGTGACCTTGAACTTCTTGCAATAGGAGCTTTTTCCCCTCTTTGTAGATTTATGGGTGAAGAGGATTATTGTATGGTAATTAGAGAAATGAGATTGAAAAATGGAATGATTTTCCCTATCCCCATTACTCTTCCTGTTTCAAATTTTGAAGAAGGTCTCTTGGGGAAAGAAATAGCTCTTAGAGATACCAAAAATGACTTGATAGGAATTATGAAGGTTGAGGAAATATACCCGGCTAAACCTACCGAAGAGGCAAATGAGATTTATGGAACCACAGATGTTAGTCATCCTACAATTGCAGAAATGCGTGGTTGGGGCAAAAACTATGTTTCTGGCCCATTAAAGATTATCAATTTACCAAAACACTATGATTTTAGAGAACTACGTCTTACACCCAGAGAAGTAAGAGAGAGACTTTCTAAGATGGGTTATAAGAATGTAGTGGCGTTTCACACAAGGAATCCAATGCATCGGGGGCATGAAGAAATAACAAAGATGGCAGCGGAAAGAGTTAAAGGAGCTTTGTTGCTTCATCCTGTGGTTGGTTTGACAAAGCCTGGAGATGTAGATTATTATACTCGAGTGAGAACTTATAAAAAAGTTTTTGAGAAATATTATGATAAGAATAAAACAGTTCTTGCTTTAATTCCACTTGCAATGAGATTTGCAGGGCCAAGAGAGGCTTTATGGCATGCAATAATAAGAAGAAATTATGGAGCAAATTATTTCATTGTCGGGAGAGATCACGCAAGCCCCGGAAAAAGAAGTAATGGTGATTATTTCTATAAACCTAATGAAGCCCAGGAATTTGTTAAAAAATACAGCTTTGAAATAGGAGTAGAGGCAATTTCCTTTGATGAAATAGTTTATCTTCCTGAGGAAGATAGTTATCAAGAATTAAGTAATATCCCTCAGAAAAAAAATTTTATAGCAATTTCAGGGACAGAGATAAGAGATGCTCTTTTAAAAGGAGAAGAACTTCCTCCATGGGCTGTCCGTCCAGAAATTGCGGAGATTTTAAAAGAGAGGTATCCTCCAAAACATAAAAGAGGATTTTGTGTTTGGTTTACTGGTCTAC from the candidate division WOR-3 bacterium genome contains:
- the plsX gene encoding phosphate acyltransferase PlsX, producing MRIAIDAMGGDYAPRKIIEGAILAYEELGDLIEVQLVGNKEIIKKFSIPSSFSVIHTSQVVEPGELPMEAYRKKKDSSLAKAVELQKEGKADITLSAGNTGAGVAFSILSLGRLKGLDRPALATFFPTKKGKVLVLDVGANSMVDPENLRDFGIMGSIYLEKVYNLKSPKIGLLSMGKEETKGGRRIQEANELLSEANINFIGNVEGYDILEGEIDVVVCDGFTGNAILKFGESLVDFIVSEIKKASAKNLIACLGGIMLRPTFKKLMKKVNYEEYGGAILLGINGITIICHGRSNEKAIKNAIIKGYKFYDLKINSLIQESLGR
- the fabD gene encoding ACP S-malonyltransferase yields the protein MKTALVFPGQGIQRVGMGSDLYIEFPYARELYDEADKLLGFSLKKISFEGPKEELDDTKNAQVAILLNSYVIFCLIKDKLEYSCTAGHSLGEYTAHLVAGTFDFPTALHLVRFRGELMRSAKTGTMSAVIGLEAREIENVIKEVPGIVRTANFNTPFQTVITGEIEAVREAEKRLKEKGAKVIPLNVRGAFHSPLMKEISLPFKKVLSRTEIRRPSVPVYSNVTANKVTEPEEILETLGDQIEKPVLWVNTLLNMQKDGVERFIEIGCKSVLAKMIRETLDKVEIMSISSPEEIRRFIEQ
- the fabG gene encoding 3-oxoacyl-[acyl-carrier-protein] reductase, with translation MNNKEKIALITGGSFGIGQAIALKLASLGISCVIFDIQENPSTIEEIEKYKCKAIFKKIDISDFEAVNSAVSEINTSFGVINILINNAGITRDNLLIRMKESDWDDVLRVNLKGVFNCTKAVLRGMMNLRWGRIISISSVIGIMGNAGQANYAASKAGIIGFTKSIAREVGSRNITVNAIAPGFIKTEMTNRLPEEIKKDYLSRIPLGRFGEVWDVSNLVSFLVSEEASYITGQVIQVDGGLLT
- the acpP gene encoding acyl carrier protein; this encodes MNLEEKVKKIIVEQLGVDESEVTPDARFIDDLGADSLDTVELVLSFEEAFNISIPDEDAEKLETVGKAIEYLKAHIGEGKE
- the fabF gene encoding beta-ketoacyl-ACP synthase II, producing the protein MHRVAVTGLGVISPVGIGIQKFWDSLKEGRSGISRITKFDPSPFKCQIAGEVKDFNPEGKLDPKEIRRFDLFTQYALYTAIEAIENSGLVLEDLDKNRVGVIYGSGIGGENIWEEEHKKLIEKGPDRISPFFIPALIINMAAGLIAMKFGFKGVNYGVVSACASSGHAIGEAFRKVRSGEMDVVITGGSEAPIGPLALAGFSAARSLSTRNDDPERASRPFDKNRDGFVMSEGAGTLVLENFEHAKKRGASIYAEIVGYGATDDAFHITAPDETGGPQAMAMERALEDGGIRKEEIDYINAHGTSTLLNDKTETKAIKRVFGERAYEIKISSTKSMVGHLLGAASAIEAIATILSLKEGIITPTINYEFPDEECDLDYTPNKAFKKEIKYALSNSFGFGGHNVTLAFKKVEES
- a CDS encoding electron transfer flavoprotein subunit beta/FixA family protein, with the translated sequence MRIIVCIKQVPDPEQAKMDEKTGTVVREGVELMVNPFDLYAVEEGLRIKEKMGGEVIAISMGPPQAEEALREVIGMGVDEGILLTSPLFAGADTWATSYTLAKACEKIGNFDLIICGKQAIDGDTAQVGPGIAAQLKIPQITFVRKINEISKERIRAERLVEGGYEIVSSSLPILITVVKEINEPRLPTLRGRIKAKNAVIKRWTPEDIGAEEEKIGTKGSPTKVVEIFTPLLSKGGKIFYSNQIEEAVSEIIKKQKEMGLI
- a CDS encoding electron transfer flavoprotein subunit alpha — protein: MGIKITKEKCTGCGICFKVCKYGAVRIIEDPHLLENGKEVKKLGIIELEKCTLCGECVKPCPTSAIQIEREASEFKEKEEYRDVMIFAEQRRDQLESAAFELLGKGRELADKLGVKLYALLVGENPFNKPQELIRGGADVVIVVSHPSLFHFLAESYTNVLVDVIEKYKPSIFLAPSTTQGRSLLSRVASIIHTGLTADCTGLDVDSEGNLIQTRPAFGGSIMARILTPEKRPQMATVRPKVFKPLSPDPERKGEIIEEKISEEKLKSPTMFEEWIEDTTSNISVEDADIIISGGRGLGCKENFKLLFELADLLGGAVGASRPTVDEGWIPYSHQVGQTGKTVGPKMYIAVGISGAIQHLEGMRGSDFIVAINKDPEAPIFKIADIGIVGDLFEVLPVFKEKLKEALSG
- the gyrA gene encoding DNA gyrase subunit A, which codes for MAERIKESSIIEELEKSYLDYSMSVIVGRALPDVRDGLKPVHRRILYAMRNLGLSSTSPFKKSATVVGEVLGKYHPHGDMAVYDALVRMAQDFSLRYPLIDGQGNFGSIDGDNAAAYRYTEARLSKIAELMLEDIDKNTVDFVPNFDASLLEPTVLPSAFPNLLVNGSSGIAVGMATNIPPHNLGEVCDGVIALIENPELEVADLMKWIKGPDFPTRGVIVGEEGLKKAYKTGEGKILVQAKFHVELESHGREKIIITEIPYQINKETLLEQIAEAVNKGKIDGIAGLRDESDQNGIRVVLLLKKNADSKTVLRRLLKYSDLRKTFGIILLAIVNGVPKKLSLKQMIQLYIEHRRTVVRRRCEFDLDKAEKRAHILEGLLKALDKIDEIIETIKKSKDREKAKENLMRMFEFSGEQAEAILDMRLARLTSLERDKLLEEYEEKIKLIEKLKSILASPKRLDLEIIEELKKVKEEFGDPRRTEIIGAAEEHSERDFVKEEDVVITFTHKGFVKRMPLYTYRQQGRGGVGIIGASVGDSDYVTSILVESTHAELLLFTNVGRCYPLKAYEIPEAARLSRGVSLARMLNLEPTEIPMAVVSLKDAGEGENVVLVTKNGVIKKVKLSEFANAHSGGIIAQRLREGDELLTAERVREGNKILLASSDGQVIKFDESLIREMGRVAQGVTGMSIKEGESVVSCVIATKETKYLFFVSDDGYGKRVDISEFRETNRGGKGVMGIKLTKGRKLQRMVGLKGEEDLIIVTETGKIIRVQSKEISKQRRGSRGVKVVSIKGEDRVTDVALVSE
- a CDS encoding bifunctional sulfate adenylyltransferase/adenylylsulfate kinase, producing MKKELEKEELLIPPYGGKLVDLTTFGEEREELLNKAKTLYSIQLSPRSLCDLELLAIGAFSPLCRFMGEEDYCMVIREMRLKNGMIFPIPITLPVSNFEEGLLGKEIALRDTKNDLIGIMKVEEIYPAKPTEEANEIYGTTDVSHPTIAEMRGWGKNYVSGPLKIINLPKHYDFRELRLTPREVRERLSKMGYKNVVAFHTRNPMHRGHEEITKMAAERVKGALLLHPVVGLTKPGDVDYYTRVRTYKKVFEKYYDKNKTVLALIPLAMRFAGPREALWHAIIRRNYGANYFIVGRDHASPGKRSNGDYFYKPNEAQEFVKKYSFEIGVEAISFDEIVYLPEEDSYQELSNIPQKKNFIAISGTEIRDALLKGEELPPWAVRPEIAEILKERYPPKHKRGFCVWFTGLPSSGKSTIASILVELLAEYGREATLLDGDIVRTHLSKGLGFSREDRNTNILRIGFVASEIVRHRGVAVCAAVSPYRDVRNEVRNMIGRDNFIMVFVDTPLEVCESRDSKGLYIKALRGEIKNFTGVDDPYERPENPDVVLETVNKTPEENAKEIVDYLERVGFLKR